Proteins encoded in a region of the Simkaniaceae bacterium genome:
- a CDS encoding TrmH family RNA methyltransferase has protein sequence MQPTRFTYEKFTSLPLKRQHKNAAEILKLALTTRQDLLDHYNEIASWLKLEPCSSFEYLCDRYHEHLALACTPLNEHHFLPEMKRFDRIHSAPPLKASLYLDHLRSAHNVGAILRTAESFGMCSIGFSKRTPFADHPKVLATSKGTAAHLNCHRDLNALPRPFIALETHQKATSLYDFSFPTHFTLLLGNEEYGLSNELLSLADAIVEIPLFGTKNSLNVASAFAIAAAEISRQLRPCTHSP, from the coding sequence ATGCAACCCACACGCTTTACCTATGAGAAGTTCACCTCCCTTCCCCTGAAACGGCAACATAAAAATGCGGCTGAAATCCTCAAACTTGCCCTGACAACTCGGCAAGACCTACTCGATCACTACAACGAGATCGCCTCATGGCTCAAACTCGAGCCATGCTCTTCTTTTGAATACCTCTGTGACCGCTACCACGAGCACCTTGCCCTTGCCTGCACCCCCCTGAATGAACATCACTTTCTCCCCGAAATGAAACGCTTTGATCGCATCCACTCAGCGCCCCCTCTCAAAGCGAGCCTCTATCTCGATCACCTTCGCTCAGCCCACAACGTGGGAGCGATCCTTCGCACAGCCGAATCTTTTGGCATGTGTAGTATTGGCTTTTCTAAAAGGACTCCCTTTGCCGACCATCCTAAGGTTTTAGCAACCTCTAAAGGGACAGCCGCCCATCTCAACTGCCACCGCGACCTCAACGCGCTTCCCCGCCCATTCATCGCTCTAGAAACACACCAAAAGGCGACCTCTCTCTACGACTTCTCTTTCCCCACACATTTCACCCTCCTCCTCGGCAACGAAGAGTATGGCCTCTCAAACGAACTTCTCTCTCTAGCCGATGCCATTGTTGAAATCCCCCTCTTTGGGACTAAAAACTCTCTCAACGTTGCCTCAGCCTTTGCAATTGCCGCCGCTGAAATTTCTAGACAACTTCGCCCTTGCACGCATTCACCCTAG
- a CDS encoding tyrosine recombinase XerC, which translates to MKILEEFLRYQKVIKQASLHTLRAYEIDLKKFFSFLGEQGLGFEAVKRRDLRIFLDQLHQKRYKKRTTLRCIAALRSFYKYAVLQGVMDFNPMHELDNLKLDKPIPKALTIDEVDAFLELPDTGAFLGLRDRALLELLYSSGIRISELVGLNRNDIDFRESVMRIRGKGKKERVVPLTKMAMGWLQRYLTSHERLIDGTWHKKERDHQAVFLNRWGKRLSLRSCDRLFNVYRLKSGMPHQITPHLLRHTIATHWLENGMDLKTIQEILGHESLSTTQVYTKVSQSHRRAVYERAHPLMQEKKGS; encoded by the coding sequence ATGAAGATTTTAGAGGAATTTTTAAGATATCAAAAGGTGATTAAACAGGCCTCTCTTCACACACTGCGAGCCTATGAGATCGATCTTAAAAAATTTTTTAGCTTTTTGGGCGAACAAGGGCTTGGTTTTGAGGCAGTCAAGAGAAGGGATTTAAGGATTTTTTTAGATCAGCTCCATCAAAAGCGCTATAAGAAAAGGACGACTCTTAGGTGTATTGCCGCTCTGCGATCGTTTTATAAGTATGCGGTGCTTCAGGGGGTGATGGATTTTAACCCTATGCATGAGCTCGATAATCTCAAGCTCGACAAGCCGATTCCCAAAGCACTTACGATAGATGAGGTCGATGCCTTTTTAGAGCTCCCCGATACGGGGGCTTTTTTGGGATTGCGCGATCGGGCTTTGCTTGAGCTTCTGTATAGTTCGGGAATTCGGATTAGCGAGCTCGTTGGGCTCAATCGCAACGATATCGATTTTAGAGAGAGTGTCATGCGCATTCGAGGAAAAGGAAAGAAAGAGAGGGTTGTCCCCCTCACAAAAATGGCTATGGGCTGGCTCCAAAGATATCTCACCTCGCATGAGAGGCTGATCGATGGGACGTGGCATAAGAAAGAGCGCGATCATCAGGCGGTTTTTCTCAATCGTTGGGGGAAGCGGCTGTCTTTGCGCTCTTGCGATCGATTATTCAACGTATACCGGCTCAAATCGGGAATGCCCCACCAAATTACCCCCCACTTATTGCGCCATACCATTGCAACACATTGGCTTGAAAATGGGATGGATTTAAAAACGATTCAGGAGATTCTAGGGCATGAGTCGCTCTCAACAACGCAAGTTTACACTAAGGTGTCTCAGAGTCATCGCCGCGCTGTGTATGAAAGGGCGCATCCTTTGATGCAAGAAAAAAAAGGGAGCTAG
- a CDS encoding ATP-binding cassette domain-containing protein, with protein sequence MIGLNKISKKIGSRVLFDEVSASFNPGNRYGLTGPNGAGKSTLLKIMMGVEEQTSGEVALPKKVGFLRQNIDDFKEQKIIDVVIQGNSKLWKLLEERERLYEVEMTDEVGIKLGEIEEQIADEGGYTAESDAQILLTGVGISEEFHNLQMKTQPNDTQFKVLLCQALFGEPEALLLDEPTNHLDLDSIGWLEQFLLNYRGILIVVSHDRHFLNTVTTHIADIDYDTIIIYPGNYDEMVVTKSELRGRELQDIKNKEKKISQLKEFVAKFGAGTRASQVQSRLREMNRLQPQDLKKSNIQRPYIRFEPPETQSGQIAFKVKNISKSFDDKQVIHNFSLEVMRGDKIAIIGHNGMGKTTLLRLLSGHLQPDSGSITIGHNIKFGYFPQEHKDIIDKTLPISLYDWLKDKKSSAYEQDVRGVLGKLLFPGDDVFKKIGNLSGGETARMILASLMLVNQNTLILDEPNNHLDLEAVSSLGWGLDEYKGTVIVAAHDRDLIDTFANRIISIEPDGIHVFNGNLEEFFAQRKK encoded by the coding sequence ATGATTGGATTAAATAAAATTTCAAAAAAAATTGGAAGTCGCGTTCTTTTTGATGAAGTTTCAGCCTCATTTAATCCGGGCAACCGCTACGGTTTAACCGGCCCTAATGGAGCGGGTAAATCGACTCTGCTCAAAATTATGATGGGCGTTGAAGAGCAAACAAGCGGTGAAGTTGCCCTTCCTAAAAAAGTGGGCTTCTTGCGCCAAAATATTGATGACTTTAAAGAGCAAAAAATTATCGATGTGGTGATTCAAGGGAATAGTAAACTCTGGAAACTCCTCGAAGAGCGCGAGCGCCTCTACGAAGTGGAAATGACCGATGAAGTCGGCATTAAACTCGGAGAGATTGAAGAGCAAATCGCCGATGAAGGTGGCTATACGGCCGAATCGGATGCCCAAATCCTACTCACAGGTGTCGGAATCTCAGAAGAGTTTCACAACCTCCAAATGAAAACCCAACCCAATGACACGCAATTTAAAGTCCTTCTTTGCCAAGCCCTTTTTGGAGAACCCGAAGCTCTTCTTCTCGATGAGCCAACCAACCACCTCGACCTCGATTCCATCGGCTGGCTCGAGCAATTTCTCCTCAATTACAGAGGCATATTGATCGTCGTGAGCCACGACCGCCACTTCCTCAACACGGTAACCACCCATATTGCCGATATCGATTATGATACCATCATCATCTATCCGGGAAACTACGACGAAATGGTCGTCACTAAATCCGAGCTGCGCGGTCGAGAACTCCAAGATATCAAAAACAAAGAAAAGAAAATCTCCCAACTCAAAGAATTTGTGGCAAAATTCGGCGCGGGAACACGCGCATCTCAAGTCCAATCGCGCCTCCGCGAAATGAACCGCCTCCAACCCCAAGACCTCAAAAAATCGAATATCCAACGCCCCTATATCCGCTTTGAACCCCCTGAAACCCAATCGGGTCAGATTGCGTTTAAAGTGAAGAATATCTCTAAATCTTTTGATGATAAACAGGTGATTCACAACTTTAGCCTAGAAGTGATGCGCGGCGATAAAATTGCGATCATTGGACATAACGGAATGGGAAAAACAACCCTGCTCCGCCTTTTATCAGGCCATTTGCAACCCGATAGCGGCTCGATTACCATCGGACATAACATAAAATTTGGCTACTTCCCTCAAGAACACAAAGATATCATCGACAAAACACTCCCCATCAGCCTCTATGACTGGCTGAAAGATAAAAAGTCGAGTGCCTACGAACAAGATGTGCGCGGCGTCCTTGGAAAACTCCTATTTCCGGGCGATGATGTCTTTAAAAAAATCGGCAACCTCTCCGGAGGCGAAACGGCCCGAATGATCCTCGCGTCGCTCATGCTCGTCAATCAAAACACCCTTATCCTCGATGAACCCAATAACCACCTCGACCTTGAAGCCGTCTCTTCTCTTGGTTGGGGACTCGATGAATACAAGGGAACCGTCATTGTTGCCGCTCACGACCGCGACCTGATCGACACCTTTGCCAACCGCATTATCTCGATCGAACCGGATGGCATCCATGTCTTTAACGGCAACCTGGAAGAGTTTTTTGCTCAACGCAAAAAGTAG
- the ald gene encoding alanine dehydrogenase has product MHIGIPKEIKNHEYRVGATPAMVKTLLEAGHEVWVQSGAGDRIGFANEMYVLAGAHIKKTAQEIYEAEMIIKVKEPQLAEFELLKEGQILFCYLHLAPDPFQTEKLLEKKVVGIAYETVIDASNRLPLLTPMSEIAGRISIQAGAYCLQMANGGKGVLLGGIPGVTPGKVLVLGGGVVGTEAARMAIGLGADVTVVDRNLNRLRELDIIFGNKLKTLYSTPHMIDEMIGSVDLVIGAVLIPGKTAPKIVTREHLKKMQSGSAIVDVSIDQGGCIETSRPTTHSEPTYIEEGVVHYCVTNMPGACARSATMGLTNATLPYALKIANLGYQKALLDDPLLREGLNVYYGKVTNQHVAVDLGYEYYPAQTLLKSEMATL; this is encoded by the coding sequence ATGCACATTGGAATTCCTAAGGAAATTAAAAATCACGAGTATCGAGTTGGGGCAACACCTGCAATGGTTAAGACGCTCCTTGAAGCGGGCCATGAAGTTTGGGTTCAGTCCGGTGCGGGAGACCGCATTGGGTTTGCCAATGAGATGTATGTCTTAGCGGGCGCGCATATTAAAAAAACGGCGCAGGAAATTTACGAGGCTGAGATGATCATTAAAGTGAAAGAGCCTCAGCTTGCCGAATTTGAGTTGTTAAAAGAGGGGCAGATCCTCTTCTGTTATTTGCACTTAGCTCCGGATCCGTTTCAGACAGAAAAATTGCTCGAGAAAAAAGTGGTTGGTATTGCCTATGAGACGGTCATTGATGCATCCAATCGCCTCCCGCTTTTAACCCCCATGAGTGAAATTGCCGGACGTATTTCGATTCAAGCCGGTGCGTATTGCCTTCAAATGGCTAATGGAGGTAAAGGCGTTTTACTTGGCGGGATTCCCGGGGTAACTCCGGGTAAAGTACTGGTACTTGGCGGTGGCGTTGTCGGAACTGAAGCGGCTCGTATGGCCATTGGTCTCGGAGCAGATGTCACCGTTGTCGATCGCAACCTCAATCGCCTCCGCGAACTCGACATCATTTTCGGTAACAAGCTCAAAACGCTTTATTCGACACCACATATGATTGATGAGATGATTGGGAGTGTTGATTTAGTGATTGGGGCCGTATTGATTCCCGGAAAGACGGCTCCTAAAATTGTGACGCGAGAGCATTTGAAAAAGATGCAATCCGGTAGCGCTATTGTCGATGTGTCGATCGATCAGGGTGGTTGTATTGAAACATCGCGCCCGACGACCCATTCTGAGCCCACTTATATTGAAGAAGGCGTTGTTCACTATTGCGTGACCAATATGCCCGGTGCGTGCGCGCGCTCTGCCACAATGGGCCTTACGAATGCGACACTGCCTTATGCGCTTAAAATTGCCAATCTCGGCTATCAAAAGGCACTGCTCGATGATCCGCTTCTTAGAGAAGGGCTCAACGTCTATTATGGTAAAGTGACAAATCAGCATGTTGCCGTTGATCTCGGATATGAATACTATCCGGCTCAAACGCTATTGAAGAGCGAAATGGCAACACTATAA
- a CDS encoding glycine hydroxymethyltransferase, with protein MGKFLNHYLAQTPEEKRDDAAIAWIAALDAVSRIEPKVAEAVVSELTAQRSTLKMIASENYCSLPVQLAMGNLLTDKYSEGSPHHRFYAGCENVDSVEDLAVEKLKKLFGCDHAYVQPHSGADANLVAFWSIIVQKVQDKEVERLGKKTPMQLSEEEYEKVRQLMVNQKVMGMSLNAGGHLTHGYRLNVSSKMMHAFTYDVDPKTHLLDYKAIEKQAMEVKPLILIAGYSAYPRLIDFAKMREIADRSGAVLMVDMAHFAGLVAGRAIAGNYNPIPFAHVVTSTTHKTLRGPRGGLVICTSEFKETVDKGCPIVLGGPLPHVMAAKAIAFEEALSVSYQEYAEQVIKNSRALADELMKNGIKLVTDGTDNHLIVMDVNQSFGLNGRHAENALLKAGITVNRNTVPFDTNGPWYTSGIRVGVAALTTRGLKEDEMRRCAQIIFRLLRHTSPKLLEKSDGFSKNEVVIEKRHLEDCQKAIQELLEQFPLYRELSTFK; from the coding sequence ATGGGAAAATTTTTAAATCACTACTTAGCTCAAACCCCTGAAGAAAAACGCGATGATGCTGCCATTGCTTGGATTGCGGCGCTCGATGCCGTCAGTCGGATCGAGCCTAAAGTGGCAGAGGCCGTTGTCAGCGAATTGACGGCCCAGCGCAGCACGCTTAAAATGATTGCTTCGGAAAATTATTGTTCGCTTCCCGTTCAACTCGCTATGGGGAATTTGTTGACGGACAAATACTCGGAAGGCTCTCCTCACCACCGCTTTTATGCCGGGTGTGAAAATGTCGATTCAGTTGAGGATTTAGCCGTTGAAAAGCTCAAAAAATTATTTGGGTGTGATCATGCCTATGTTCAGCCTCATTCGGGAGCGGATGCCAATTTAGTCGCTTTTTGGTCCATTATTGTCCAAAAGGTGCAGGATAAGGAAGTTGAGAGGCTCGGTAAAAAGACGCCCATGCAATTGAGCGAAGAAGAGTATGAAAAAGTGCGGCAGTTGATGGTAAATCAAAAAGTGATGGGGATGTCTCTCAATGCGGGGGGGCATTTGACTCATGGGTATCGTCTCAATGTCTCGTCTAAAATGATGCACGCCTTTACGTATGATGTTGATCCCAAAACGCATCTGCTTGACTATAAGGCGATTGAAAAACAGGCGATGGAGGTGAAACCATTGATTCTGATTGCCGGATATTCGGCCTATCCGCGCCTGATTGATTTTGCCAAAATGAGGGAAATTGCCGATCGTTCGGGTGCCGTCTTGATGGTTGATATGGCGCATTTTGCCGGGTTAGTTGCAGGAAGGGCGATTGCGGGCAATTACAATCCCATTCCCTTTGCCCACGTCGTCACCTCGACAACGCACAAAACACTGCGCGGCCCCCGTGGAGGACTTGTTATTTGTACAAGCGAGTTTAAAGAAACGGTCGACAAGGGGTGTCCGATTGTGCTGGGAGGTCCGTTGCCACATGTGATGGCGGCAAAGGCCATTGCCTTTGAAGAAGCGCTATCCGTTTCTTATCAAGAGTATGCTGAGCAAGTGATCAAAAATAGCCGTGCTCTGGCCGATGAATTGATGAAAAATGGGATCAAACTCGTCACGGATGGAACGGATAATCACCTCATTGTCATGGATGTCAATCAGAGTTTTGGCCTCAATGGCCGTCATGCAGAGAATGCTTTGTTAAAAGCGGGTATTACCGTCAATCGCAATACGGTCCCATTCGATACCAATGGACCTTGGTATACGTCGGGGATACGCGTGGGAGTGGCAGCGTTGACGACAAGGGGATTGAAAGAAGATGAGATGCGCAGATGTGCACAAATAATTTTTAGATTATTGCGTCACACTTCACCTAAACTTCTTGAAAAATCTGACGGTTTCAGTAAAAATGAAGTGGTGATTGAAAAAAGACATTTAGAGGATTGTCAAAAAGCAATTCAAGAGCTTTTAGAGCAATTTCCTCTCTATAGAGAGCTAAGCACATTTAAGTAA
- a CDS encoding ATP-dependent Clp protease proteolytic subunit, whose protein sequence is MERAFHLEDEDEDEEMDSKHIEKGIDKRIDEFLLKKRFIFLSTAVDQESTKDIIRKLWFLEMQAPGKPVLFIINSPGGSVDCGFAIWDQINMMTSPVSTLVTGLAASMGSLLALVAPKGRRFVTPRSRIMIHQPRVSGVIRGQATDLEIHAKEILKTRNELVQIYVDATGQPKEKVERDLDRDTWLSATEALEYGLVDKIVSSYQEIGF, encoded by the coding sequence ATGGAAAGAGCATTTCACCTCGAAGACGAAGATGAAGATGAAGAAATGGATTCTAAACATATTGAAAAAGGGATTGACAAACGGATTGATGAATTTCTATTAAAAAAAAGATTCATCTTTTTATCTACCGCGGTTGATCAAGAGAGCACAAAGGATATTATTCGCAAACTCTGGTTTTTAGAGATGCAAGCACCCGGCAAGCCTGTCTTATTCATCATTAACTCACCCGGGGGATCGGTTGATTGCGGATTTGCCATTTGGGATCAAATTAACATGATGACATCGCCCGTTTCAACGCTCGTCACAGGTTTAGCGGCATCGATGGGTTCTTTATTAGCACTCGTTGCTCCTAAGGGAAGGCGATTTGTGACACCTCGGTCGCGCATTATGATTCACCAGCCCCGTGTTTCGGGTGTGATTCGCGGCCAGGCGACGGATCTCGAGATTCATGCCAAAGAGATATTGAAAACGCGCAATGAGCTTGTGCAAATTTATGTCGATGCAACCGGGCAGCCCAAGGAAAAAGTAGAGCGAGACCTCGATCGCGATACATGGCTTTCGGCTACGGAAGCCCTTGAGTATGGTCTTGTTGATAAGATTGTGTCGAGCTATCAAGAAATAGGCTTTTAA